The DNA segment AGAATCGGAAGCCCTGCTTCCGCCCGATGCGGCGGCGTAGCGTCGACTGCGCGCGTCCCCCTCACCCCGCGGCCACCGCCTCGTACGCACGGCCGCCTGCCCACCAGCACAACCACCAGGACCGGCGAACCACGTGAGCTCCTCTTCCTCCACCAGGCCGCTGCCGCACCCCCAGGCGCGGCAGGGGAGCCGTGGCGCCTACCGACTGGTCCGTACGACCCCGGCCGAGTCCGACCCCCCTCGTCTGGACGCCGCGCAGCGCGCCGTGGTTGACCACCGGGCCGGACCGCTGCTCGTCCTCGCGGGTCCCGGCACCGGCAAGACCACCACCCTGGTGGAGTCCGTGGGCGCGCGCATCGCACACGGCACGGATCCGGAACGGATCCTGGTGCTGACGTTCAGCCGCAAGGCCGCCGTCGACCTGCGCGACCGCATGGCCCGGCGCATCGGCGCGGCCCGCGCGCCCCGCGCGACCACCTTCCACTCGTACTGCTACGCCCTGGTCCGCGCCCACCAGGACAGCGGCCTGTACGCCGAGCCGCTGCGCCTGCTCTCCGGCCCCGAGCAGGACGTCACCGTCCGCGAGCTGCTGGCCGGCCAGCCCGAGCTGGAGCGGCTCGGGCTCAAGCACGTGCGCTGGCCGGACGAACTGCGCGCCTGCCTGACCACGCGCGGCTTCGCCGACGAGGTCCGCGCCGTCCTCGCCCGCAGCCGCGAGCTGGGTCTCGGCCCCGACGCCCTGGACGCCTTCGCCCGCCGCATCGGCCGCCCCGACTGGCGGGCGGCCGCCGCGTTCCTCGCCGACTACCTCGACGTCATCGACCTTCAGGGCGTCATCGACTACGCCGAGCTCGTCCACCGCGCGGTGCTGCTCGCGAACCGTCCCGAGGTCGCGGCCCGGCTCGCCGCCCAGTACGACGCCGTCTACGTCGACGAGTACCAGGACACCGACCCCTCCCAGGTACGGCTCCTGCACGCCCTGGCCGGCGGCGGCCGTACCCTGGTCGCCTTCGGCGACCCCGACCAGTCGATCTACACGTTCCGGGGCGCCGACGTGAACGGCATCCTCGACTTCCCCGAGGTCTTCCCGCGCGTCGGCGGCCGCCCCGCCCCCGTCGAGGTGCTGCGCACCTCCCGCCGCTCCGGCGCCGACCTGCTCGCCGCGACCCGCCTGATCACCCAGCGCATGCCGCTGACCCGGCTGCCGTCCGACAAGGTGCGCGCGCACCGCACACCCGCGGCGGTACGGGACGGCGGCCGGGCCGAGGTCTACACCTACCCGACCACCGGCACGGAACAGGACAACATCGCCGACATCCTCCGCCGCGCGCACCTGGAGGACGGCCTTCCCTGGAGCGACATGGCCGTCCTGGTCCGCGCCGGCTCGCACACCATCCCCGCCCTCCGCCGCGCCCTGACCGCCGCAGGCGTCCCCCTGGACATCGACGGCGACGACCTGCCCCTGCGCCACGAGCCGTCGGTCGCCCCGCTGCTGACCGCGCTGAGGGTGGTGGCCACGGCCGAGGCGGCACGGTGGCCCGAAGCGGAGGCGCGCGCGGACGCGGGGGAGCGTGTGTCCGCCGGACCGGGAGAGCCCCCGGCCGCCGACTCCCTGGCGCCGGGTGCCGCCGAAGGCCTGTCCGTATCGGCCGGGGGCGAGGAGCCGGTCGCCGACGAGGATCTTTCCGTGTCCGCCGGTTCGGAGGGGCCTGGTGTCGTCGACGGTCTTTCCGTGTCCGCTGGGCCGGAGGGGCCGGGTGCCGCCGAGGGTGGTCTCTCTGTGTCGGCCGGGGGCGAGGAGCCGGTCGCCGACGAGGATCTCTCCGTGTCCGCCGGGCCGGAGGGCCTGGTTGCCGTCGACGGTGGCTTGCCCGTGTCCGCCTCGGCCGGCGAGCCGGTCGCCGAGACCGTTGCCGCCGACGGCGGTCTCCCCGCGTCCGACCTGGCCGACGAGCCGGCCGCCGCCCCCGGCGTGCACTGGCTCGACGCCGAGACCGCGCTCACTCTGCTCGCCTCCCCCCTCGCCGGCATGGACACCGCCGACCTGCGCCGGCTCGGGCGTGCCCTGCGCGAGGAGGAGCGGGCCGCCGGGAATCCGCTGCCGCCGCCCTCCGACGAGCTGCTCGCGCGGGCGCTCGCCGAGCCCGAGCGGCTGGTCACGCACGACCCCGCGTACGCGCGCGGCGCCCAGCGCCTCGGCGCGCTGCTCCGCAAGGCACGGGAGCGCCTCGCCGGCGGCGGTACGGCCGAGGAGGCGCTGTGGGACCTGTGGGACGGCACGCCCTGGCCGAAGCGACTGGAGCGGGCGGCCCGGCGCGGCGGCGCGGCCGGCCGTAACGCCGACCGTGACCTGGACGCCGTCTGCGCGCTGTTCGCCACGGCCGCGCGCGCGGAGGAGCGCACCGGCGGCCGTGGTGCCCTGAACTTCCTGGAGGAGATCGGGGCCGAGGACATCGCCGCCGACACCCTCACCCGCCGCGCGGTACGGCCCGACGCCGTACGCCTGATGACCGCGCACCGCTCCAAGGGCCTGGAGTGGCCGCTGGTCGTCGTCGCCGGCGTCCAGGAGGGCCTGTGGCCCGACCTGCGCCGCCGCGGGTCCCTGCTGGAGGCCGACCGCATCGGCCGCGACGGACTTGCCGAACCCCTCACCCCCGGCGCCCTGCTCGCCGAGGAGCGCCGGCTGTTCTACGTGGCCGCCACGCGCGCGCGTGAGCGTCTCGTCGTCACCGCCGTGAAGGCACCGGCGGACGACGGCGACCAGCCCTCGCGCTTCCTGACCGAGCTGGGCGTCGAACCCCGCGACGTCACCGGCCGGCCGCGCCGCCCGCTGTCCGTGGCCGCGCTCGTCGCCGAGCTGCGCGCCACCACCGTCGACCCGCGCGTCTCCGCCACGCTGCGGGAGGCCGCCGCGCGCCGTCTGGCCAGGCTCGCCGCCCTCGCGGACGAGGACGGCCGCCCGCTGGTGCCGTCCGCGCACCCCTACCGCTGGTGGGGCATGTTCGGACCGACCGAGAGCAAGGTGCCGCTGCGCGACCGCGACCAGCCCGTCGTGCTGTCCGGCAGCGCCCTCGACCAGCTCGCCAACACGTGCGCCCTGCAGTGGTTCCTGGGCCGCGAGGTGAAGGCCGACGCGCCGGCCACCGCGGCCCAGGGCTTCGGCAACGTCGTCCACGTCCTGGCCGACGAGGTCGCCTCCGGCCGTACCCCCGCCGACCTCGACGTGCTGATGGAACGCCTGGACTCGGTGTGGAACGCGCTCGCCTTCGACGCGCCCTGGAAGTCGGCCCAGGAGAAGGACAACGCGCGCGCGGCGCTCGAACGCTTCCTGAACTGGCATGTGCTGGACCGCGCCGGACGCACCACCGTGGCCAGCGAGCAGGACTTCGACGTCACCCTCGAAGCGGGCAGCTACGAGGTCCGCATCCGCGGTCAGATGGACCGCGTGGAGGAGGACAGCGAGGGCCGGGCCTACGTCGTGGACTTCAAGACCGGCAAGCAGGCGCCCAGCGCCGCCGACGTGGCCCGCCATCCCCAGCTCGCCGTCTACCAGCTCGCCGTGGCCGAGGGCGCCGTAGACACCGCCTTCGGGGACCGGCGCCCCGAACCCGGCGGCGCCGAGCTGGTGCATCTGCGGCAGGGCGCGGCGAAACGGGACGGCGGCGAGACCGTGCCCAAGGTGCAGGCTCAGGAGCCGCCGACGGGGGAGTGGGTCGGAGAGCTGCTCGCCAACGCCGCAGGGAAGGTCCTCGACGAGCGGTTCACGCCGACCACCGGCCAGCACTGCACGCACTGCGCGTTCCGCGCCTCGTGCAGCGCGCGGCCCGAGGGACGGCACATCGTCGAGTGACGCGCCGCGTGCGCCGCGTGCGCCGCGTGCGCCGCGTGCCACGCCGGACCGGCAGCACCGGCAGCACCGGCAGCACCAGCACGCACCGGCAAGCCCCGGCCGCGCGCCCGCGGCGAAGCGGAGCCGGAGTGACGTACGGCACCACCGGCGGCGCTGACCTGCGCTTCTTCCTCTCCGGGCGGCCGATCCGTCCGCGAATGTCAGTGCCCGCCGCTAGCCTCTGACGACATGTCCGCACGCATCACCGACCCCGAGCAGCTCAAGGAGCTCCTCGGCATCCCGTTCACCCCGGAGCAGACGGCCTGCATCATCGCGCCGCCCGCCCCGCAGGTGATCGTGGCCGGAGCCGGGTCGGGCAAGACCACCGTGATGGCGGCCCGCGTGGTCTGGCTGGTCGGCACCGGACAGGTCGCCCCCGAGCAGGTCCTCGGCCTGACCTTCACCAACAAGGCCGCGGGCGAACTCGCCGAACGCGTCCGCAAGGCACTGATCAAGGCAGGCGTCACCGACCCGGACGCCATCGACCCGGACAATCCGCCGGGCGAGCCGGTCATCTCGACGTACCACTCCTTCGCCGGCCGGCTGCTCACCGACCACGGCCTGCGCATCGGCCTCGAACCCAGCTCCCGGCTGCTGGCCGACGCCACCCGCTACCAGCTCGCCGCGCGTGTGCTGCGCGAGGCTCCCGGCCCCTACCCGGCGCTCACCCGTTCCTTCGCCGACCTCGTCAGCGACCTGCTCGCCCTCGACTCCGAACTCGCCGAACACCTCGTGGACCCCGAGGAACTGCGCGCCTGGGACGCGGACCTGCTGCACACCCTCGAGGGCGCGAAGCTCTCCAACGCCGATCTGCGCAAGGTCCCCGAGACCGCCGCCGCCCGCCGCGAACTGGCGCGACTCGTCCAGCGCTACCGGACCGCCAAGCGCGAGCGCGACCTGCTCGACTTCGGCGACCAGATCGCCCTGTCCGCCCGCCTCGCCCGGGTTCCCGAGGTGGGCCGCCTGCTGCGCGAGGAGTTCCGCGTGGTCCTCCTGGACGAGTACCAGGACACCTCCGTGGCCCAGCGTGTCCTGCTGGCGGGACTGTTCGGCACCGGCACCGGCCACCCCGTCACCGCGGTCGGCGACCCCTGCCAGGCCATCTACGGCTGGCGCGGCGCCTCCGTCGCCAACCTCGACGACTTCCCCGAGCACTTCGCGCGCGCCGACGGCCGCCCCGCCACCCGCCAGGCGCTGAGCGAGAACCGGCGCAGCGGCGGCCGCCTCCTCGACCTCGCCAACGGCCTCGCCGAGCCCCTGCGCGCCATGCACGCGGGCGTGGAGGCCCTGCGCCCGGCCCCCGGCGCCGAACGCGACGGCACGGTCCGCTGCGCCCTGCTGCCCACCCACGCCGAGGAGATCGGCTGGATCGCCGACTCGATCGCCCACCTGGTGCGCACCGGCACGGCACCCGCGGAGATCGCCGTCCTGTGCCGTACGGCCACCGACTTCGCCGAGATCCAGGGCGCCCTCGTCGCCCGGGAGGTCCCCGTGGAGGTCGTCGGCCTCTCCGGACTGCTGCACCTGCCCGAGATCGCCGACCTCGTCGCCGTCTGCGAGGTCCTGCAGGACCCCGGGGCCAACGCCTCCCTGGTCCGCCTGCTGACCGGGCCGCGCTGGCGGATCGGCCCCCGCGACCTCGCCCTCCTGGGCCGTCGCGCCCGCCTGCTCGTCGCCCACGCGCGCGTGGAAGCGACCGACGACCCCGACCGCAGGCTCGCCGAGGCCGTCGAGGGCGTCGACCCGTCCGAGGTGATATCGCTCGCGGACGCCCTGGACACCTTCCTGGACGCGCCCCTGGCGGAGAGCGGCCAGTCCGACGGACTGCCGTTCTCCGCGGACGCGCGCGTCCGCTTCGCCCGCCTCGCCGCCGAACTGCGTGATCTGCGCCGCTCCCTGTCCGACCCGCTCATGGACGTCCTGCACCGCGTCCTCGCGGTCACCGGCCTGGAGGTGGAGCTGTCGGCGTCCCCGCACGCCCTGGCCGCCCGCCGCCGCGAGACCCTGTCCAACTTCCTGGACGTCGCCGCCTCCTTCGCGGCCGGCGACGGCGAGGCCACCCTGCTCGCCTTCCTCGGCTTCCTGCGCACCGCGGCCCAGTACGAGAAGGGCCTCGACAACGCGCTGCCCGGCGGCGAGAACACCGTGAAGGTCCTCACCGCGCACAGGTCCAAGGGGCTGGAATGGGACGTCGTGGCCGTGCCCGGGCTGGTCAACGGCACCTTCCCCAGCGCCCAGGGCCGCGAGAAGTGGACCGCGCAGGCCAAGGTGCTCCCGCACGCCCTGCGCGGCGACACCGACACGCTGCCCGACGCCGGTTCCTGGGACTCCCGGGGGATGAAGGCCTTCCACGAGGCCATGAAGGAGCACCAGCACACCGAGGAGCTGCGCCTCGGCTACGTCACCTTCACCCGCCCCCGCTCCCTCCTGCTCGGTTCCGGCCACTGGTGGGGCCCCAGCCAGAAGAAGCCGCGCGGCCCCTCCGACTTCCTCCGGGCCCTGTACGACCACTGCGCCGCGGGGTACGGCGAGATCGAGGCCTGGGCGGACGAGCCCGCCGAGGACGAGGAGAACCCGGCCCTGCACACGGCCACCGCCGACCAGGTGTGGCCGCTGCCCCTGGACGAGGCGGCCCTGACCCGTCGCCGTACGGCCGCCGACACCGTCCTCGCCCACCTGGCCGCGCTGTCCGCCCGGCAGGACGGCCCCCCGCCGGCCGGCCACGACCCCGACACGTTCGACGACCCCGACTGGCCCACACCCCAGCCCCCGCCCACGGACGACGGGCCGTACGACGACCCCTACGGCTCCGACCCGTACGCCGACGATCCGTACGACGGGGCTCCCCACGACGAGGACCCGCTCGGCGGCGAGGACCCGTTCGGTGACGTGGACCCGTTCGGCGACACGGACCCGCTCTCCGGCGAGGACCCGCTCGGCGAGGAGTTCCCCCGGGACGCCGGCCTGCCCACCGTCCCCCACCAGGCGACGGCCCCCGGCACGGCCGCCGGCGGCCCCACGCGCCCGGCCGGACCGCGGCGCCCCGCGCCCGGCGCCTCCCTCACGCCCGAGGAGGCCCGCACCGTCGCCTCCTGGGACCGCGACCTCGACGCCCTCGCCGGAGAGCTGATGCGCGCCCGGCGGAGGGTCACGGACGTCCCCCTGCCCGTGACCCTCACCGCGACCCAGGTGATGCGGCTCGCCGAGGACCCGGACGGGCTCGCGCAGGAACTCGCGCGCCCCATGCCGCGCCCCCCACAACCCGCCGCACGCCGAGGCACCCGGTTCCACGCATGGGTGGAGGCCCGCTTCGAGGAACTGACCCTTCCGATGCTCGAACCGGACGAGCTGCCCGGCAGCGACGCCGAGATCGCCGACGAACGCGACCTCGACGCCCTCAAGGAGGCCTTCGAGCGCACCGAGTACGCCCACCGGACCCCGCACCGCGTCGAGGCGCCCTTCCAGCTCTCCCTCGCCGGCCGGGTCGTACGCGGCCGGATCGACGCCGTCTACAAGAACGGCGACGGTGACGAGGCCACGTACGAGATCGTCGACTGGAAGACCAGCCGCACCCGGACGGCCGACCCGCTCCAGCTCGCCATCTACCGGCTGGCCTGGGCGGAACAGCAGGGCATCTCGCCCGAGTCGGTCGCGACCGCCTTCCTGTACGTGCGCACCGGAGACGTCGTACGGCCCCGGGACCTGCCCGACCGGGCCGCCCTGGAGGGGTTGCTCAAAGGTGAATGAAACGGCCGAAACCATGCGCCGGGGTGTGACGAACCGCCCGCCGAGGACGTCGCCGCGGGCCGATAGGCTCGTGAGCATGAGCCAGACCCCGGACAGTGCCGTCCGTACGTACATCGAGCACCACCGCGCCGCCTTCCTGGACGACCTCGCCGCGTGGCTGCGCATCCCCTCCGTGTCGGCCCAGCCCGAGCACGCCCCCGATGTAAGGCGCAGCGCCGACTGGCTCGCCGCCAAGCTCAAGGAGACCGGCTTCCCGACCACCGAGGTCTGGCAGACCCCGGGCGCCCCGGCCGTCTTCGCCGAATGGCCCTCGGACGACCCCGAGGCGCCCACCGTCCTCGTCTACGGCCACCACGACGTCCAGCCCGCCGCCCGCGAGGACGGCTGGGACAGCGACCCCTTCGAGCCCGTCGTCCGCGAGAACCGCCTCTACGCGCGCGGTGCCGCCGACGACAAGGGCCAGGTGTTCTTCCACACCCTCGGCGTCCGCTCCCACCTCGCCGCCACCGGCCGCGCCACCCCCGCCGTCAACCTCAAGCTGATCGTCGAGGGTGAGGAGGAGTCCGGCTCCCCGCACTTCCGCGCCCTCGTCGAGGAGCGCGCCGACCGGCTCGCCGCCGACGCCGTGATCGTCTCCGACACCGGCATGTGGGCCGAGGACACCCCCACCGTCTGCACCGGCATGCGCGGCCTCGCCGAGTGCGAGATCCGCTTCCACGGCCCCGACCAGGACATCCACTCCGGCTCCTTCGGCGGCGCCGTGCCCAACCCGGCCACCGCGGCCGCCCGCCTGGTGGCCGCCCTGCACGACGAGCACGCGCGCGTGGCCGTCCCCGGCTTCTACGACGGCATCGTCGAGCTGACCGACCGCGAGCGCGAGCTCTTCGCCGAGCTGCCCTTCGACGAGGAGCGGTGGCTGCGCACCGCCAGGTCGCACGCCACCCACGGTGAGGCCGGTCACACCACGCTGGAGCGCGTCTGGGCCCGGCCGACCGCCGAGGTCAACGGCATCGGCGGCGGCTACCAGGGCGCCGGCAGCAAGACGATCATCCCCTCCTCGGCCCTGGTGAAGCTGTCCTTCCGGCTCGTCGCGGGCCAGGACCCGGACCACGTCGAGAAGGCCGTCCGCGCCTGGGCCGCCCAGCAGGTGCCCGCCGGCATCCGCCTCGAGATCGACTTCGGTGCCGCCACGCGCCCGTGCCTGACGCCGCTGGACCATCCCGCGCTCCGGTCCGTGGCCCGCGCCATGGGCCGGGCCTTCCAGGGACCGGTCAGGTTCACCCGCGAGGGCGGCTCGGGACCCGCCGCCGACCTCCAGGAGGTCCTCGGCGCCCCCGTCCTCTTTCTGGGCATATCCGTCCCCTCCGACGGCTGGCACGCCCCGAACGAGAAGGTCGAGCTGGACCTCCTCCTCAAGGGTGTCGAGACCAGCGCCTACCTGTGGAGCGACCTCGCCGAGAACTGGCGTCCCGCCCTCTGACCGGCAGCGCCGTACGGAACCGCGTCGCACACGGGGCACACTGGAAGAACCGCCCTGTACGCCGCGAGCGCGCCCGAACCGGTGCCCCCGCCCTGTGCCCTGCCTCACCGTCCGCCGAAACGAACCGTTCCACTGGGGGAGTTGGAAGCACCCGTGACCACCTGGACCGACCACACCGCAGACCGACCCATCTCGCTGACCGCCCCGAGCGGCATCGACCGCGCCGCCCACCACCGGCTCGACGAGGCCTGGCTCGCGGCGGCGTGGAGCCACCCCACGACCCGCTGTTTCGTGGTCTCCGGCGGCCAGGTACTCATCGACGAGACGCCCGACGGCCGGACCGAGCTCGTCATGATCCCGTCCTTCGAGGCGCCGCTCACCGAGGCGCACCGCTACTTCCTCGGCAACGACGAGGACGGTGTCAGCTACTTCGCGCTCCAGAAGGACGCCCTCCCGGGCCGCATGGACCAGTCCGCCCGCCCCGCGGGGCTGCGGGAGGCGGGACTGCTGCTCTCCCCGCGTGACGCCGGTCTCATGGTGCACGCGGTCGGCCTGGAGAACTGGCAGCGCACCCACCGCTTCTGCTCCCGCTGCGGCGAGCGCACGGTCATCGCCGCCGCCGGCCACATCCGCCGCTGCCCCGCCTGCGGCGCCGAGCACTACCCGCGCACCGACCCCGCGGTGATCATGGCGGTCACCGACGACGAGGACCGCATCCTGCTCGGCCGCCAGGTCCACTGGCCCGAGGGCCGCTTCTCCACGCTCGCCGGGTTCGTCGAGCCGGGCGAGTCCATCGAGCAGTCGGTGCGCCGCGAGGTCTTCGAGGAGGCGGGCATCACCGTCGGCCCTGTCGAGTACGTGGCCAGCCAGCCCTGGCCCTTCCCGTCCAGCCTCATGCTGGGCTTCATGGCCCGCGCCACCTCCACCGACATCGACGTCGACGGCGACGAGATCCACGAGGCCCGCTGGTTCTCCCGCGAGGATCTCCACGCCGCCTTCGAGTCCGGCGAGGTCATGCCGCCCTACGGCATCTCCATCGCCGCCCGTCTGATCGAGATGTGGTACGGCAAGCCGCTGCCGACGCGGAGCTTCGTCTAGCGCGCCGGACGCCCGCACACCCGGGCGGGACGAGAAACGAAAAGGGCGGCTCCCGAGGCTGTGAATGCCTCGGGAGCCGCCCTTTTCGTGCGCCCGGAACCCGGAACGGGACCGGCCACACAGGGACCTGCGCGGACCTACGCGGCGAGCTTCTGCTTCACCTGGGCCAGCGACGGGTTCGTCAGCGTGGAGCCGTCCGCGAAGAGCACGGTCGGGACCGTCTGGTTTCCGCCATTCGCCTTCTCCACGAAAGCGGCGGAATCCGGGTCCTGCTCGATGTTGATCTCGGTGTAGGCGATCCCCTCGCGTTCCATCTGGCTCTTCAGCCGACGGCAGTAGCCGCACCAAGTCGTGCTGTACATCGTCACAGTGCCCTGCATGTCTCTCGCGCTCCTCAGGCAGCCCGGTGAAAGTCGTGCAAAGGGCAAACGTAAGGGATGGGACCGGCATTCCCGCCCGGGGTATCCGAACCCGGCGGCCGCACCGCCTCCGACCGCCCCCGGTGTGTGACGCCCGCCGCACGCGCCGCTGTGACACCTGCCGCATTAGTACGACCGCGACCGCCCGCCTGTGGACAACCGACGCGGCAGCCCCGTACGACCTGGCAGCATGGCAATGTGACAGCAGCAACGCACTCCTCCCTCTTCCCGCAGGCACCGGACACGGCCGACGCGGTGCTCGAAGGGCTCGACCCCGAGCAGCGCGAGGTGGCCACCGCCCTGCACGGGCCGGTGTGCGTGCTCGCCGGAGCCGGCACCGGCAAGACCCGCGCCATCACCCACCGCATCGCCTACGGGGTGCGCGCGGGCATCCTCCCGCCGTCCAGCGTGCTCGCCGTCACCTTCACCGCCCGCGCCGCCGGCGAGATGCGCGGCCGGCTCCGCCAGCTCGGCGCCCAGGGCGTGCAGGCCCGCACCTTCCACTCCGCGGCGCTGCGCCAGCTCCAGTACTTCTGGCCGAAAGCCATCGGTGGCGGTATGCCCCGCCTCGTCGACCGCAAGATCCAGCTCGTCGCCGACGCCGCCGTGGCCTGCAAGCTCCGCCTCGACCGGGGCGAGCTGCGGGACGTCACCGCCGAGATCGAATGGTCCAAGGTCACCCAGACGATCCCCGCCGACTACCCGTACGCGGCCGTCAAGGCCGGTCGGGAGACCCCGCGCGACCCGGCCGAGATCGCCCACGTCTACGCCGCCTACGAAGACCTCAAGCGCGACCGCGCGGTCATCGACTTCGAGGACGTCC comes from the Streptomyces sp. NBC_00820 genome and includes:
- a CDS encoding UvrD-helicase domain-containing protein, with protein sequence MSSSSSTRPLPHPQARQGSRGAYRLVRTTPAESDPPRLDAAQRAVVDHRAGPLLVLAGPGTGKTTTLVESVGARIAHGTDPERILVLTFSRKAAVDLRDRMARRIGAARAPRATTFHSYCYALVRAHQDSGLYAEPLRLLSGPEQDVTVRELLAGQPELERLGLKHVRWPDELRACLTTRGFADEVRAVLARSRELGLGPDALDAFARRIGRPDWRAAAAFLADYLDVIDLQGVIDYAELVHRAVLLANRPEVAARLAAQYDAVYVDEYQDTDPSQVRLLHALAGGGRTLVAFGDPDQSIYTFRGADVNGILDFPEVFPRVGGRPAPVEVLRTSRRSGADLLAATRLITQRMPLTRLPSDKVRAHRTPAAVRDGGRAEVYTYPTTGTEQDNIADILRRAHLEDGLPWSDMAVLVRAGSHTIPALRRALTAAGVPLDIDGDDLPLRHEPSVAPLLTALRVVATAEAARWPEAEARADAGERVSAGPGEPPAADSLAPGAAEGLSVSAGGEEPVADEDLSVSAGSEGPGVVDGLSVSAGPEGPGAAEGGLSVSAGGEEPVADEDLSVSAGPEGLVAVDGGLPVSASAGEPVAETVAADGGLPASDLADEPAAAPGVHWLDAETALTLLASPLAGMDTADLRRLGRALREEERAAGNPLPPPSDELLARALAEPERLVTHDPAYARGAQRLGALLRKARERLAGGGTAEEALWDLWDGTPWPKRLERAARRGGAAGRNADRDLDAVCALFATAARAEERTGGRGALNFLEEIGAEDIAADTLTRRAVRPDAVRLMTAHRSKGLEWPLVVVAGVQEGLWPDLRRRGSLLEADRIGRDGLAEPLTPGALLAEERRLFYVAATRARERLVVTAVKAPADDGDQPSRFLTELGVEPRDVTGRPRRPLSVAALVAELRATTVDPRVSATLREAAARRLARLAALADEDGRPLVPSAHPYRWWGMFGPTESKVPLRDRDQPVVLSGSALDQLANTCALQWFLGREVKADAPATAAQGFGNVVHVLADEVASGRTPADLDVLMERLDSVWNALAFDAPWKSAQEKDNARAALERFLNWHVLDRAGRTTVASEQDFDVTLEAGSYEVRIRGQMDRVEEDSEGRAYVVDFKTGKQAPSAADVARHPQLAVYQLAVAEGAVDTAFGDRRPEPGGAELVHLRQGAAKRDGGETVPKVQAQEPPTGEWVGELLANAAGKVLDERFTPTTGQHCTHCAFRASCSARPEGRHIVE
- a CDS encoding dipeptidase is translated as MSQTPDSAVRTYIEHHRAAFLDDLAAWLRIPSVSAQPEHAPDVRRSADWLAAKLKETGFPTTEVWQTPGAPAVFAEWPSDDPEAPTVLVYGHHDVQPAAREDGWDSDPFEPVVRENRLYARGAADDKGQVFFHTLGVRSHLAATGRATPAVNLKLIVEGEEESGSPHFRALVEERADRLAADAVIVSDTGMWAEDTPTVCTGMRGLAECEIRFHGPDQDIHSGSFGGAVPNPATAAARLVAALHDEHARVAVPGFYDGIVELTDRERELFAELPFDEERWLRTARSHATHGEAGHTTLERVWARPTAEVNGIGGGYQGAGSKTIIPSSALVKLSFRLVAGQDPDHVEKAVRAWAAQQVPAGIRLEIDFGAATRPCLTPLDHPALRSVARAMGRAFQGPVRFTREGGSGPAADLQEVLGAPVLFLGISVPSDGWHAPNEKVELDLLLKGVETSAYLWSDLAENWRPAL
- the nudC gene encoding NAD(+) diphosphatase, translated to MTTWTDHTADRPISLTAPSGIDRAAHHRLDEAWLAAAWSHPTTRCFVVSGGQVLIDETPDGRTELVMIPSFEAPLTEAHRYFLGNDEDGVSYFALQKDALPGRMDQSARPAGLREAGLLLSPRDAGLMVHAVGLENWQRTHRFCSRCGERTVIAAAGHIRRCPACGAEHYPRTDPAVIMAVTDDEDRILLGRQVHWPEGRFSTLAGFVEPGESIEQSVRREVFEEAGITVGPVEYVASQPWPFPSSLMLGFMARATSTDIDVDGDEIHEARWFSREDLHAAFESGEVMPPYGISIAARLIEMWYGKPLPTRSFV
- a CDS encoding mycoredoxin → MQGTVTMYSTTWCGYCRRLKSQMEREGIAYTEINIEQDPDSAAFVEKANGGNQTVPTVLFADGSTLTNPSLAQVKQKLAA